CAATGGGTGTTTATCGCTTGTTGCAACGCCAATCGGCAACCTTGCCGACATGACGCATCGCGCCGTGGAAACATTAAGGACAGCAGCGCTGATCCTGTGTGAAGACACGCGCGTCACCGCAAAACTCCTCAGAGCGCACGGCGTTTCACAGAGGACGCAAAGTTTTAACGATTTCAATGAATCGCGTCGTATTCCTTCACTGATCGAAAAGCTCAAAAGCGGCGCGCATATCGCGCTGGTCTCCGATGCGGGCACGCCGCTTCTTTCCGATCCGGGCTTTCGACTGACGCGGCAGGCCATCGCGGAAAATATCCGGATCGAGGCCATACCCGGTCCGCACGCCGCCAGTATGGCACTGACTCTCTCCGGCTTCCCGCCTTTGCCTTACAGCGTATATGGCTTTCTCCCGCCAAAAGACGGTGCGCGCCGCCGTGCCCTGGCGCAGATCGACGCGCTGGAGCAGCAGGGTTATCAGGCGACGCTCATCTGGTACGAAGCCCCGCATCGCCTGTGCGACACTTTGAGATGTATGCGGAATGTTTTCGGGGGCGAGAGATGGGGGGCTGTCTCTCGGGAAATGACAAAGAAATTTGAGGAGACGCGACGCGGGACCTTATCGGCGCTGATCGCACATTTCGAAGCCCATCCACCGCGCGGCGAGATTACCATCGTGCTGGCACCGGCGGAGAAAACCGCACCCGCGCCGGAACAGCTCGAAACGCTTCTTAAAACAGCTCTGGAGACGCAAACCGTCAAAGATGCCGCCGCTGCCATTGCCGCGCAACTGAACCTTCCCAAACGCGATGTCTATCGCCTCGCCCTGATCCTGGGAAAAACGACCGATCAATCTGACGATTGAGGGAGGTTGAATAATTTTGCGGGCATCGGGACATTGAACTGCGTGTCAGAAAGTGTGACCTGTGTCGATTGACCCTGCGCGTCAACGACCCGCCATCCGCGCAGAACAAGCGGCGATTTCTGAACGTCCAAAGTCAGGCTTCCCTCTTCTGCCTTCCCCTTTTGAATAATCGTCAGATGGATATCGCGCCCATCCTCCTGAAAACCGGTGACGGAAACCGAACCTGAAAACGCGACCTTGCTTTGCAGAAGAAGGTTGAGTGGCGTGCTTTCGAGCGGCAGGGAGGTCACCTGCTCCAGCTCCTTATCCTGATAGACAAGCTTGCCATGGTTGGCGACGATGAGGAGCGTCTCCGGGCGCTCAAACGCAAAGCGCATCTTACCGGGACGGTCGAGCCAGACTGTACCATGGGAGACGGTGCCATCCGGGGCCAACTGCTCAAAATGTGACCGGGATGATTGTATGGATTGGATGGTCTCCGCGATGCGCGCCACCCAACCTTTCTGGGTCGGCAAAAGCGAAATTTCCGCGTCGGCGCGCGCATGCGGGATCAGGAGGGCGCTCCCTAAAGCGGCCAATGCGAAGAATTTTGCTTTCACCATCGTTACGCTTTCCCTCATGCCACGCAATATAGTTTTTCAGACACGCGCCTCGTCGAAAATCC
This genomic stretch from Candidatus Kirkpatrickella diaphorinae harbors:
- the rsmI gene encoding 16S rRNA (cytidine(1402)-2'-O)-methyltransferase — its product is MSSSSKKSPDISRSVVTPSDGGTVSTSAQHPNGCLSLVATPIGNLADMTHRAVETLRTAALILCEDTRVTAKLLRAHGVSQRTQSFNDFNESRRIPSLIEKLKSGAHIALVSDAGTPLLSDPGFRLTRQAIAENIRIEAIPGPHAASMALTLSGFPPLPYSVYGFLPPKDGARRRALAQIDALEQQGYQATLIWYEAPHRLCDTLRCMRNVFGGERWGAVSREMTKKFEETRRGTLSALIAHFEAHPPRGEITIVLAPAEKTAPAPEQLETLLKTALETQTVKDAAAAIAAQLNLPKRDVYRLALILGKTTDQSDD
- a CDS encoding LolA family protein, coding for MVKAKFFALAALGSALLIPHARADAEISLLPTQKGWVARIAETIQSIQSSRSHFEQLAPDGTVSHGTVWLDRPGKMRFAFERPETLLIVANHGKLVYQDKELEQVTSLPLESTPLNLLLQSKVAFSGSVSVTGFQEDGRDIHLTIIQKGKAEEGSLTLDVQKSPLVLRGWRVVDAQGQSTQVTLSDTQFNVPMPAKLFNLPQSSD